In the Endozoicomonas sp. SCSIO W0465 genome, TGCTGAGTTCCATTTCTTCCATCTGTCATGGTAAAGGCTTTCCCAAAGCCGGAGACGTGGACACGCTGCTGAAGCTACCAGACCTCCAGAAGGATGGCCAGCTTGACCGGCAACTGCTGAGCTCCATTTCTTCCATGATGAGTGGCCGGGGCTTTCCCAAAGCCGGGGATATAAACACGCTGCTGAAGCTACCAGACCTCCAGAAGGATGGCCAGCTTGACCGGCAACTGCTGCGCTCCATTTCTTCCATGATGAGAAGCCGGGGCTTTCCCAAAGCCGGGGACGTGGACACGCTGCTGAAGCTACCGAGCCTCCAGAAGGATGGCCAGCTTGACCGGCAACTGCTGAGATCCATTTCTTCCATCTGTCATGGTAAAGGCTTTCCGAACGAGAATTTAGTTTCACGAATTATAGAATCTATAGGTCTCAACAATCTGGAAGTACCAGAATATATTGATGAACTACTTTCATCAGAGAATCTTGATTTCAATGAAAACTTTTGGGAGTCACTTTCAATAGATGAAATAATCTGACTCTTATCAAAAATCATTTAAGACGGGAGATTGGATAAACGAAGCAACCCGGAAGCTGGGGTCCGAAGCTGGGGTCACAAAGCTGGGGTCACACAAAGCTGCGGTCAAAAGCTGGCAAAGCTGGGGTCACAAAGCTGGGGTCCAAAGCTGGGGTCACCAAAGCTGGGGTCAAAAGCTGGGGTCAAGTCTTTCTTTTTGAATATGCAAGATTCATGGCCCAAGACAGGTCTTGATCTTTGGCGTTGATTTCAAGGTTCAAGACTTAACGTAAGAATTCCTGATTCTCCAGATGAAATTTCAAACGTCTAAGTAGTTAAAAGTTTGCTTATGGATATTTTGATCGTACTATCAGGCAGACAAAGAAAGAGATCCTTAATCTATTATAAGTGGGTCTTGAACTAAAACGTCCCCAACCTATGAAGTATGTCAATATCACTGATGAAGCTGTTGTATTAACTTTGAAATACGCCAAGCACTACGGCCCTCTGAGGTGTATCAGGGAAAGAGCTCATGGTCTTCTATTGAGTAATCGAGGCTTTACCCTTGAGCAAATTGCAGAAATCCTTGAGATTAAATATCAGACCGTTTCCCAATGGATTGATGATTGGGAGGACTATGGTATTCGTGCATTGTATAAGAAACATGGTGGTGGAAGATCTTGCATATATGATGAATCTGAAGTGCAACGCATAAAAGAGTGTAACTATTCAGCACTGAGCAAAGGCATATTACAGTAATTCCGAACAGCTCTATGAAGTGATTGATATATGTCCATTCCCTGTTTTCTGGCAGACGACAAATAGCTGCGAATCCGTGCAAACATAGAACCACCGTCTGCACTCCTGAAGCAGCCTGAGATTTTCTGCTTTAACTTGGCCATTCGAACATCCCGCTCACTGCCATTGTTATCGAAGGGAATGGTAAAATCTGACATGAAGCGCAGTGTCTCAGCCTTGAACTCAGTGAGTCGTTTGAAGAGATTGTAAGCTTTAGTATTCTTGACTTTCTTGCGCTTAAGCTCCTCTCGTTGCTTCTCCATATAGACGACTTCTTTCATTAGAGCCCGCTGAAGCAACCGGTCATAAATCTTCTCGATTCGTTCACAGACAACACTTGGCATCTGTAGCATACCTATGGTCTTAAAGCCCTTGCAGTAATGCCAGGAAAGCCTCAGTAGCTTCATCAATCGCAACGCCAGTTGATTGCTGTCCCTATCAACAACACCCAAAAGCTCCCTCAGGTGATGGGCATTGCAAAGTACGTGAGTTGCCGCATATGCAAAATAGGATTTCCAATGATCATGAACCAGAACGCCTGCAAATGTTAGCAGTATGCCCATCGTGTCCATGGCCTCACGACCTCGCTTTTCAGACAAGTAGTAGAGCGTCCATTGTTCATCCCGCATAACGTGTAGCCAGTGCAAAGAGCCCTCGGCCCGCCATACCCGTTTCATCGGCTCCGGCAACAGACGATTCCCGCAAGGCGTCACGAATAACCTCTTCAGTAGAAGCAGATTTTCATAGGTTCTGGCCACAAAATTGGCGACAGTGCCTGCACTTACACTCATTTTATAGAGAGTATTAAAATACTCTGACACGCGCTTAAAAGGCAGGAAATGGTATTGGTTAAGATAGACGGCCATAGCCTGTGTGGCTGAGCCATATTGTGCGGCAGCGGTAACACCTTCCGGGAATTCAGCCTGATTCCGACAACCACAAGTGCAGATTTTTACTTCAGCTCTATGGGCCGTTACTTCAAATTCACCCGGTCTCCCTGGTTCAAACACCTGTCGTTCAATATATTTGACCGGCTCACTATCAAGAAGAGACGCCTGACATTTATTGCATTCTTTAACCGGAAGGTACTCAATATAGTCAGGGATATCGACCCTGTTTAAGACAAGTGCCCTGATGCCCTTTCTTTCCACCGGCTTTATTACCAGAAGACTGTCTCAGACTTTTAGGATTGGGTTTTTCATCCGATGGATCGGTACCTTTATCTGCGGAAAGGTCGTCAGAATGATCTGGAGAATTACTGTTTTTACAAGGTTTTTGATAACCATCAGACGATGGCGGCTTGCTGCTGTTTTGACTGTTCTTGCCAACCTTTTCTTCCAATTCTCGACATCGCTCTTCCAGACAGGCAACTCTCATCCGCAGCTCTGCATTCTCTTTCAAGAGAATCTCAGCCGACATAGTTGCGGGTAGTTCTGGAATCATGCTGGCGAATATTGTGGAAAAATGGTGCTTAAGAGGATGGTATAAAAATCAGAAAATTCCAGATTTATGTGGGGGTGCTGAACAGTTACAAAAGAGTTAGTAGCAGAAGAGCCTCGTCGTTTATCGTATGTAAAATCCAAAATTGAGGATGAGACCGGTAAATCCTCATCAAAACTTACTCTGGCCAACATCGTAAAAAAGTTAGGACTGGTTTACAAAAGACTCCGTAAATCGTGCAAACATAAACGGGACGAAGAGCATTTCCAGCGTTGTAAAACTGCACTGAAAGACGCCCAGGAAGCTGAGCGCAAAGGGTTAATAAACTTGTTTGGCTCTTTTCGGGTTACAGACTGCTCTGCAATGAAAATTGGCCAAAGGCCTTGATATACAATGCCTTCAGGAAACTGCTGGCTAAATATTGCCAAGCCCTGCCACAGGAGGATTCCAGCCTGATTTATGAAATCAGCAGTCTGCAATACGAAAAGAGCCACTTGTTTTATTTTGATGAGTCCGGATTTACTCAAGAACCTGGCTAAGTTACCGTTAATGGTTGGAAGCACCAATGTTCAGTAATTCTGCTGATCAACCGGCCAACAGTTAATTTTTTTGCTGCCGTCAGTTCTCGCCTCCAGGCCAGATAATGGGGAAGGTAACGAGTTGCAACCCCTTGGAATACGCCGCCAATCCAGCGTTTTAAATGACTGTGATAAGAATTTACAGTCTGGATGTGGTAGATGCCTTCAACAACATGTTGACCTGCTGATGTCACCAGCTCCTTGAAGACAAATCCAAGCTTGTCAGCAAGTTTTTCGTGAGCGAGGTGTGCATCCGCACAGACCGTGGCCTGTATCGATATGCGGCCATTTAAATGCCTGCACAATTCATTAGCACTTTCGTTTTCTAATACACCGTCAACGGTATTTCGATTACGGTCCCGAGCCACCATTACCGGGACTTTTCGGGCTTTGTTGGGATCATTACCCCGCTTTCGGGTTGGCCGTGGAAGGCCTTCTCTTTGCCCTTTGAAGGATTCACGGAAAAATGTTTCATCAAGCTCAGTAATGCCACAAAGCTCTTCTGCTTGATCATTATTAATCACTTCAAGAAAGCGGTGACGCCAGCGGAACGCAGTTTTCAAGTCAATGGCATTCTCAGCAGCAGCTGGTCGCAAGACCATAGAGTGAGTCATACCTGCGAGGTACTTGTTCCATTTTTCAGGGTGCCTGAGCCTTGCCAAAGGCGTTCCACTAAAGGCGTTAAACGTTGAGTCGCAAGTCTTGCAGTGGTAGCGCTGTCGGCCATTTCGTATGCCCCAGCGACCAACGCTATGGCTTTTGCATTTGGGGCACCTGGGGTTTTCGGCAAATTGGGCAAGTATGCTCTTTTCTACGTCAGGTGTTGCATTATCGTTATTGGGTATAGATTCACTGTAAACAGGTTCAGAGTCAGTGGTTTCTACTACCTCGGTAACCTCTATTTGAGTACTAAGGAGCGAGTTGTTAAGAATGTCTCGCTGTTCACTGGTTAATGTTGAAATGGAATCAATAAAATTCTGGAAGAGTTCAGATTGCATATCACTCCCCTACAACGTAGATTTTATGGGAGTTTAGCTGATTCAACCATTAACGGTAACTTAGCCCAAGAACCTTGTGTGCCATATGGCTGGCAGGAAAAAGGAAAGCAGCTCAGAATTCCATCAGTCAAAAGTAAGCGCATCAACGTGCTGGGCTTTATGAATCGGAGCTGTGAGCTGTTTCATTACCCTGTTGTGGGCTCTGTGAATAGTGATACAGTGATTGCAGCCTTTGACGACTTCGCAGAGAAAATGGAGGATGAAAAATACAGTTCAAATGACCGCTACACCGTAGTTATGGTGGACAATGCCAGTATTCATACCAGCAAAAAGTTTCGTGACAGAATCGCTGACTGGACTCTTGAGAAAAAGTTACTGATCTGCTTTCTTCCAACATATTCACCTGAACTCAATCTGATTGAGATCCTGTGGAGGAAAGTAAAGTATGAATGGCTCAATCTATTGTCAATCAAGAGTTTCACGGAATTTGAAAAGGAAGTTGAACGAGTGTTCGCTTCATTTGGAGAGAGTCATATGATTTCGTTTGCAAATACTAAATAATCGTTCAGTCAATTTATCCGAAAGCAAATTATCAACTACTTAATGACTTTCAAAAGGAAAGACCTAATGGAATGGTCTGCCCCGCTCCCAAAACGGCTTCAAATGAGCCAAAATAGAATGAGTTTGGTAGGACATCATTCAAAACAAGAAACGGAGCGAACCATCCATGGGCAAGATTGACAAATCAGGAACTAATCAAAAAGGCCAGGTTGCTTTTCTCGGAATTGATCTGAGCAAAAAGAGTTTCCAGTGGGCTGGTACTATGCGAGGCACAATGGAGGGAGCATAGTCGTAGCGTAACTGTTCAGCACCCCCACATAAATCTGGAATTTTCTGATTTTTATACCATCCTCTTAAGCACCATTTTTCCACAATATTCGCCAGCATGATTCCAGAACTACCCGCAACTATGTCGGCTGAGATTCTCTTGAAAGAGAATGCAGAGCTGCGGATGAGAGTTGCCTGTCTGGAAGAGCGATGTCGAGAATTGGAAGAAAAGGTTGGCAAGAACAGT is a window encoding:
- a CDS encoding helix-turn-helix domain-containing protein; translated protein: MGLELKRPQPMKYVNITDEAVVLTLKYAKHYGPLRCIRERAHGLLLSNRGFTLEQIAEILEIKYQTVSQWIDDWEDYGIRALYKKHGGGRSCIYDESEVQRIKECNYSALSKGILQ
- a CDS encoding IS66 family transposase; protein product: MERKGIRALVLNRVDIPDYIEYLPVKECNKCQASLLDSEPVKYIERQVFEPGRPGEFEVTAHRAEVKICTCGCRNQAEFPEGVTAAAQYGSATQAMAVYLNQYHFLPFKRVSEYFNTLYKMSVSAGTVANFVARTYENLLLLKRLFVTPCGNRLLPEPMKRVWRAEGSLHWLHVMRDEQWTLYYLSEKRGREAMDTMGILLTFAGVLVHDHWKSYFAYAATHVLCNAHHLRELLGVVDRDSNQLALRLMKLLRLSWHYCKGFKTIGMLQMPSVVCERIEKIYDRLLQRALMKEVVYMEKQREELKRKKVKNTKAYNLFKRLTEFKAETLRFMSDFTIPFDNNGSERDVRMAKLKQKISGCFRSADGGSMFARIRSYLSSARKQGMDIYQSLHRAVRNYCNMPLLSAE
- a CDS encoding DUF6444 domain-containing protein, with the protein product MIPELPATMSAEILLKENAELRMRVACLEERCRELEEKVGKNSQNSSKPPSSDGYQKPCKNSNSPDHSDDLSADKGTDPSDEKPNPKSLRQSSGNKAGGKKGHQGTCLKQGRYP
- a CDS encoding IS1595 family transposase, whose translation is MQSELFQNFIDSISTLTSEQRDILNNSLLSTQIEVTEVVETTDSEPVYSESIPNNDNATPDVEKSILAQFAENPRCPKCKSHSVGRWGIRNGRQRYHCKTCDSTFNAFSGTPLARLRHPEKWNKYLAGMTHSMVLRPAAAENAIDLKTAFRWRHRFLEVINNDQAEELCGITELDETFFRESFKGQREGLPRPTRKRGNDPNKARKVPVMVARDRNRNTVDGVLENESANELCRHLNGRISIQATVCADAHLAHEKLADKLGFVFKELVTSAGQHVVEGIYHIQTVNSYHSHLKRWIGGVFQGVATRYLPHYLAWRRELTAAKKLTVGRLISRITEHWCFQPLTVT
- a CDS encoding IS630 family transposase encodes the protein MHITPLQRRFYGSLADSTINGNLAQEPCVPYGWQEKGKQLRIPSVKSKRINVLGFMNRSCELFHYPVVGSVNSDTVIAAFDDFAEKMEDEKYSSNDRYTVVMVDNASIHTSKKFRDRIADWTLEKKLLICFLPTYSPELNLIEILWRKVKYEWLNLLSIKSFTEFEKEVERVFASFGESHMISFANTK